Proteins from one Amycolatopsis endophytica genomic window:
- a CDS encoding SseB family protein, with amino-acid sequence MEPSWQPGNDLEHALQTAIDDGDPRRYARLVLDATFYVPVLPDPGTPDHDEVTRQLGLAEGDVLLFTSPEVLGGFLGTFARGHDQVRFADVTAKRLIIDPGLPIGAVLPPEAVPELAEGRQDTVPMSEVRDVVRDELYTVIPMMVLDEFAGDREPRTDLPPSNALESTLAAALAGRNEDAFMQALVTGEVVVPTTRPVPVNDRPGIPPLPWRLAGTDEIPVITVFSSAAMLEEVAGKDQNHTTDLLFNVFIRWPDERHVLCFNPGAETQLVLSGTAVLEMVDVIAGELSAGGGGS; translated from the coding sequence GTGGAACCTTCCTGGCAGCCGGGCAATGACCTGGAGCACGCCCTGCAGACGGCGATCGACGACGGGGACCCGCGGCGCTACGCGCGACTGGTGCTCGACGCGACCTTCTACGTGCCGGTCCTGCCCGATCCCGGCACCCCTGACCACGACGAGGTGACACGTCAACTTGGCCTGGCCGAGGGGGATGTCCTGCTCTTCACCTCGCCAGAGGTGCTCGGTGGGTTCCTCGGTACGTTCGCGCGCGGACACGACCAGGTGCGGTTCGCCGACGTGACGGCGAAGCGGCTCATCATCGACCCCGGCCTGCCGATCGGTGCGGTCCTGCCGCCCGAGGCCGTCCCGGAACTCGCCGAAGGCAGGCAGGACACCGTGCCGATGTCCGAGGTGCGCGACGTCGTGCGCGACGAGCTGTACACGGTGATCCCGATGATGGTGCTCGACGAATTCGCCGGGGACCGGGAACCGCGCACCGACCTCCCGCCGTCCAACGCACTGGAAAGCACACTCGCCGCGGCACTGGCCGGCCGTAACGAGGACGCGTTCATGCAGGCACTGGTGACCGGTGAGGTCGTGGTCCCGACGACGAGACCGGTGCCGGTCAACGACCGCCCGGGGATCCCGCCGCTGCCGTGGCGACTCGCCGGGACCGACGAGATCCCGGTGATCACCGTGTTCTCGTCGGCGGCCATGCTGGAGGAGGTCGCGGGCAAGGACCAGAACCACACCACCGACCTGCTGTTCAACGTGTTCATCCGCTGGCCGGACGAGCGCCACGTCCTCTGCTTCAACCCGGGTGCCGAAACCCAGCTGGTGCTCTCCGGCACGGCGGTACTGGAGATGGTCGACGTGATCGCGGGAGAGCTGTCCGCCGGCGGTGGCGGTTCCTAG